gtggactatcacaacatgctaaagatatggaaagttaaaaatgtgataaacaatctcactgaggatgtgccagtaggtttttgcacatttagtagattgtgacaggatataaacttaaatttcaaactttcttacctcgtgggtaacatttcttggatatatgggtaacccccgaaatcttgtttgaaaggtccctttttctgagatactaggtctttatactcagtgatatctggggtattatcccgggacttctgattttgcggaagcaatggcctagtccccggagAATACTTTACGCTTACTTGAAATATAGCctaccctcagcaaaaatgatgaaacaataaaattgataatcattgctgttgaagaaaagatcctctaaaggggacacaccaaaagtcgagccgtcatctctctgctgaacggaagttctgacctgagctctcacggtttcgcaatttaacccctttacagatatcatctaggtatactcacctgtaagactgaatattgggatctggatacgggagtatattcaagtggtgggacacgcgaataagtttaagttcttaaaacattaatctcgtatctcgaaacatttgaactttgtgtgaaaatttaaatggctCAGTACACTGACAATCTAgttgaattgtttagaacttaaaatgaaatcaagcttaacggtgttggtgatttgtctcataaactgatatgatcctcttacacaaactcacaaaaaaatattgtctgtaaatatttctttactgcatttcatattattcaaaaatccaaaagattttatgtgtgttttagcataaattttgaaaaatccaaaaagattttcgtcaactgttgttggaaagctgatgttcaaaattccaagtgctaaacatgatgaagaTTATTTTGAGTGGAAGATTGTgtttaaaaaggtttttaaaatctATTCTGCAAGTGGTTCGTCAGAGATTTGCAAGTAGTGTCTAAGACTGTCAAATCTTTATCATAAAAAGCTCatgtttgtggtagagaatgtgcaggtttgaGTAAGAGCTAGGTTagtcgatcctgagaagcttgtgatTGAAAAGAGCCAGGATTTCGATTCAAAGCAGAGTATAagccaggcaacgatcttgaacgtgtgaaagccagactgcgatcccagttgattgatagggggagtctgtgagAGCCAGAGCAAGCATTGATTCTGGATTTGTAGTAATGCAAGAACGAAGAAATCAACATTCGAGGAAGAGATTGAAGACAAGAGAGAAGAaagagatttgaggatgctttacagtgTAAAATACTTTgaagagaagcccgaagactgataaagactgaagatgcgaagactcaacactttaagactcgtcaacattcgagtgggagtctgttggtgcatgcgtctgtcgacttcgtcttgtatcgagtcttgtatagaactagttagatcagggcacgaaaatcaagaaagtgtgaattagaggtgattccgcttgaattgacaccaggtcatttcaagcgaaattaaaaATGTTCTAATTCCGCTTAAGTTAtaatgctgatttcgcttgaaatcaaattgttctaattccgcttgaaatgaacatggtgatgttcaagcggaatctcaacgcctatataaaggccattccaagcgaaatcagataagtttttccggtttgtgcaacgaaatgctgccgaagtgtcatcacgctgtaaaacgtcattatatcaatcaaattgacagttaaagtgatttgtgtgctgaattgaacttgatacgactgtttccgcctttcgtattgagatAAACTTTTCTGATCGATTCGTTCGGTCCGAATTCGATCCTACATAGTCTGTGATCCGTTAGAATTTTCGAAGTTTTGATTAAAATGTTTTAACAGTCGTGGCAACAAAAATTAAACAATGGATATCACAGGGTCAGGTCATCcagacggatggccattcgggcAGATGATATGTGgttgaagttttgaaaaattttctaagtaaaagttttaagttaacggagacggcgtgacgacgtgtcaaacaacggaaaatATGCCAAATCCAGTTCATTCGGCTGGATGGGCCAGCCCATTCGGACAAACGTGCTGTTCTTGATGAAgattcatgtttgacccgttaatCGGTCCATCTCTTTGGTGGAAATCAGTTCTCAAGCCGGCTTTCGACTAAGGAACGAGTCGAGAGTCTGATTGAGTCCTGATTCCATCAATATTGTGTAAAAACCGAGGAGCAGTTCAAAACTAGTAGAAAAATGTTGAAATCTTTCATAACTAAGGTGTGATCCCACCATCTCTATACTCCACCAATAGCTTGGTTATTAATGGAATTCTACTGGGTATCTTGTTATTGTATAAATGTAGCAATTTGAGCAAATTTCTTATATTGGGTAtaagttgtaaaaaaaaaaattgcattatATAGAAACAAGTAGCAAATAATTTATACATCATAGTGTTAGCGGAAAAAGAATAGTTAATTAGTAACTAAAGAAAAAAGATTAAATTCATGGAATGACAAAACAAGGAAAAACCATTGTTGTTTACTTTTATTTAGTTATAtcactagtattaagcccctgcgttgcagcggttgtcataaaaccgtgttaagtagtagcaatactataccattgttaGCGACCACCAACATCGAAAAGGCTCGTAAAAAAAAATGGGAAAAAATAACACCGACCGAAAAGCATACGTAAAATCTTTGAACCACGCAcactcgttgctgagaaattaagaCGAAACGTAAAACAcggaaaaaaataactaagtccatccaggacccgcgtgttggacaaacttgtcaaacgcagaaaaatagatgtgacgcgacgggccagtcaaacAGTAAAAAAACATATGAAAAAATGTTGAaacccacacgcacgttgcggcgcgttaactcacaaaatttagacagaaacgaaaaacttgggaaagatgaaaagtattgtggaccaaattgaaaataaaaaagagtttggactaaattgcaaaagatgaaaaatttgggttaaaagtaaaaaacaaagggCCTAAATtgtaaaattgaagttatttattaattttagataaagataatgataaaaataaatgatatctatatattagttattaattaatatgaatattaaaataaatttattaaacaaatataaataaaatttatgaggtttttggagagaatgacatgtgtcattatttgaagtcttttattataagttagattttATAACGTGGATAAGTTTTAATTCAATATCATATACGTTGTCTAATACTTATATAAGTTGCATAAGATGTAACTTAAAATTTCGGACTTTATAACTATTTGCAATACATGAGGATGAGATGCAAAAATAGGGTGTGATcctaaattattattattattattattattattattattattattattattattattattattattattattattattatgtatatACAATTGAGGTATGTTTTTAGGAACAGCACCTCTTTTgcttttgtatttatttatttattttactttgAGTTAATTATACAAAtaggtcctgtggtttatacataatttcgcctttgggtactaacttctttttttaacaggtttaggttttatggtttcaattttgtaacacctttgagtactaacaccaaaattagttaattaatgactaaaatacccttgcattttttcaagtttatcaatgtaacacatttgggtactaacacctaattttatttaagtttaaatcaattttacaaaatctatttatttttttattttaattattttattatatctcttaattaacataaactctatttatttttttattttcatatttttattaaatttctatttaacataaaatctacttgttacaccaatatttttttaaatagattttttaaataaaatctactagctatatagttttatgtaaattaaattttcgttttcaattttggattgaaatgattgataataataaatatctttcatgtaaaaaaatttaagcctttttttaactcgtttttttattcatttacattttactattttagaaagatatttaatttacataatactatatagctaggtatttagataaaactaaaaaaaattaagcctttttttaactcttttttttgtaaaatatatatttaatttacataaagctatatagctagtagattttactggtgcaactagtagattttatgtaaattaaatatctttctaaaatagtaaaatgtaaatgaacaaaaaaaacgagttaaaaatggcttattttttttacatgagagatattaattattattattattattattattattattattattattattattattattattattattattatcaatcatatatatccaaaattcaaaacgagtaaggtttacattatttaaaactagtaagaaatttaatttacataaaactatatagctagtagattttatttaaaaaatctatttaaaaaaatactggtgtaacaagtagattttatgttaaataaaaaaattaatgaaaatatgaaaataaaaaaataaatagactttatgttaattaagagatataataaaaagatgaaaataaaaaaataaatagattttgtgaaattgatttaaacttaaataaaattaggtgttagtacccaaatgtgttacattgataaacttaaaaaaatgcaagagtattttagtcattaattaactaattttggtgttagtacccaaaggtgttacaaaattgaaaccatagaacctaaatctgttaaaataaaaagttagtacccaaaggcgagattaggtataaaccacaggacccatttgtgtaagtTTTAAGTCCCATAAGTTTGTATGTTTTACTTTCAAGTGTTAAGTTTTGTCTTTTTTTGTCTTTATCTTAAAGATTCATTGGTTTAAATTCGAGTTTAACTTCGTTTTGTGTCACCTCATGGTATAAGTTTGTCTTTATCTTTGCCTACGTTCTACGTCATATGGCGGCATAAATTCACATTTTTTGTTTTACGATTTCTCCCCTATATTTTATGTTACATGACGGTATAGATTCATGTTTTTTACGAGTTTCCCTAGGTTTAGCGGTCGTTTGCTTACTACTTAGCACAATTTTACTAAGTACGTGCCCGCAACACGGGGCTTGAAAACtagttttatataataaaaaaagcAAATGGGAATAGTACtatatattatttgttttttttttctttaatagtTAAATAACTAACATATATAATACTataatattattgttttttataattaatttgtgTTTCTAACCTTAAACTTTAATAGATTTATCATATGACCCCTTAACTATAATAGTTTTTTTATAATCGATTTACGTATACGTCTGAACTTTAATAGATTTATCATACGGAagtttaataataattcttttttcGATAAACAATTTACGTTTTAACCCTCGAACTTTAATACGGCCCTTGAATTTTAATAAAgttatttttttaacaaatatttGTTCTTTTATCTGTTTATTTTACTTATTATAATTAAAATTAACTTTTACCTCTAGATATATTTACATAATCATGTTACTTTCTTATTTTTACCGTTGTTTATATTAAAGCTTACATGGTTTATATTAACTCTGTAATACACCAGGTaacaaatataattttttttatttaacttatTGTAGTTAAAGCTAACTTTTAACtctagacatgttcaattaacCGTGTTGATTACTTATTTTCAGCATCGTTTATATTAAAGTCTGCATCATCTATGATAACTCATCGATATATCATAAGACAAGTACATCCTCGCCAGCAACCTCCAACGACCCCGCCGTGAAGCGCGGACGCCAATTCCAGTTCATAAACAAAAACTATTATTTGAAGTTTCAGTTTAATGCAAAATGATTTGATAACAAATTAGTCGTATATTTATGCCCGTTTATATGTTTTTGCATAAATAGGTATAAATATAAACAACGAGTATACAAACAAGATACTGTCATATTAACTAAAAACAGAGAAAAAAACTGTAGAAATAAATAAAGtagtatatttatttgtttgCTTAAATAGTCCGTgtaaataatttttatatatttacaTAAATAGTTCTTTAGGGGTAATAAGAATAAAAAACGCTCACATACATCGCAAATTTTTATTATCTTTACATAAATAGTTCTTTAAGGGTAATAAGACCAAAAAAACGCTCACATACATCGCATATGAAGTGAATTAACCGAAAAAATTAACATCCATTGATGGAAAAAAAACAAAATCGATAAAAAGGTGAACGAAAATTCGATTTTTAACAAATTAATGAAACTAAAAGaaatttaataattaaataattttttaaaaatgACTTTTTTTCCAAAGTAAATAAATTTATCATTTTTCTATAAGAGTTTACAACAAATAACATGGTCAGGTAAATCTTTCACCATCTATCACGAATTAGATTTTATGGCATTTAATATTTTTACGTATGATGACTAATTCAAGACTCGTCAAACAAACTTCCTGTTCTTTCTCTGAAAAATCACCAATATATTTCAGTCACCATTCCATTCATGTATTCATCCAAAATCGCCACTATGAAACCTCATCCACTTGAAGCTTCTTTTGATCCTCATGGTCTCAATGTTCTTCTGGTGGATAATACTTTCACATCTCTCTTTGTTATTTCCAGGATGCTTGAATACTGCGATTATCAAGGTTCATTTTTATTAATATGTTAACATGTTCTTGCATTATAGTTATTATGATTTTATGTGTTGTTGATACATGTGCTGTTGATATATGCAGTTACACCATGCACACAGCCAACAGAAGCTTTAATGTTACTCAGGAATGGTGATATCAAGTTCGATATGGTGTTAACAGAAGTCCATTTCTCACAGGATATGAGCGGAATGAAGTTTTTGGAGATCGTTCAACGCGAAAGCGATCTACCAGTTGTTAGTAAgtcatttaatttattttctttttagttAGTGTCTGGTCGTGGAAACAGCCTCTTGTAAAAACGGAGGGTAAGGATGCGTACATCAGGCAGGCGACACTACATTATTCATTTTTCATTATTCATTATTCATACACTGGTTCTTTTATCATTAGTTGTGTCAGCAGAAGACAGAATCAAAATCATGATGGAGAGCGTTACAAAGGGCGCGTGTGCTTATCTATTGAAACCGGTCAGGATGGAGGTTGTTCGGTTTCTGTGGCAACATGTTGTTCGTAAGAAAATGTTCGGTTTCAAACAGATTGATAATGTGGAAGAGGGCGAACCAAAATCGAGTCTGTCTGTAGAAGATAAAGAGATTTGTGCAAGCTCAGATGGTGTTCCTGTGGAAGATGAGCAAGTTAAGATTCCTGGTAAAAAGCATCGATTGGTTTGGACTGATGAACTTCATCAAAAATTCGTGGATGCTGTGACACAACTTGGAATCCAAAGTATGTACTATTTGTATCCCTTTATGAGTCAATTTGTGTTCTATTTCCGTCTAAAACTATTTCCATCTAAAACCGACCAAAAATGGTTAAAAGTAGTGTCAGTTTCAATGTTTAAATCTAGGGTGTCAATAGTCCTAGGGGACCTATGGCTTCTTTAATTACAAGAGCTCGAGCTTTATTCAAACTAGGCTtgtgttgttgttttttttttttttttttatgaaaaagttatataatatttatatatatatttataattataactTCGGGTAAGGATTCTAAAGCATGCTAATTGATAAATGTGAGAAACATTCTATATTACACCTTTTATTTAATCCAAATCTTTTTTTATTGTTAATCgggattttctttttttttaattgtacactgttggaaatttagtgaaaatgagtttttcactaaatattttggacatgaataatatttatatatgtgttgtataaataattatttatgggtttgtgttcaaactatgtccaaatagagctaagatgaatgagatatcgaagcttgaagttgtatgtttggaacaaacaaagatgagaaaaatggattgagatttgtcatcttgtcccacataggtggatagacaaaacttaaagtggtatataaggaggagcactccttgaAGGCAAACACTAGTGGGGACCAAAGGGCGCACCGCACCTGCACATATGCGCGCGTGATGTGGGCTATAAGCCCAATGTGGTGCGCTTTGAACTTCGCACAtcgcctttgtatttttgcccatgagcgcgtggtcagatacatggcgggtccGCTTATGGCGCACCCTTGGGTGGCGTAGGCGGATGCCTTGGCATGGCGCATGGCGCACGTCATTGGCTATCGCGAAGACTGCAAGTGGCACGCGAGTATGGATGGCGCATAACCAGGTGGCATCCTGGTATGCATAGTGGCATCCAATTAGCGCGTGGCGCAAGAAGGTGTGTCTCCGCGGAAGCGTAGTGCAGGCTCAGCTAAGTCGCGCCTGCATGCGCGTTCGGCCGGTTAAACCAGTCTAATTATTAGAGAGTTAATGTTAGACGGTTTCCACTAGTGCCATAAGTTGAATGGCAGTTTCTTTTTactaccacttaatatccattaagTTAGAGTTTAACCTTTTTTATTACAAGATTAATTATCTTGTTAATTACAAGATTAATGATCTTGTTTATGTCACCATTAAGAGGGTTGAATGAGTCTATGCATCTAATTATAAAATGAATATGGTTTATTCATTTGTGTAGAAGAAGAAAAATAGACATAACAAATTGGTCTTTTGTTCCTTGAAAATTTAGAGAGGAGCACTCTCTAAATTATTCTTTTCTCAACTTCATATTTTCCTAATTGTGTGAACACCAAATTATACCCGGTGCTATCTCGGGCATGAGagtcatctccggcagtacacatactgttccggttgttgtaccctgggagacagaccgtctgagaggaggcgcggaatctgttttaagggaagcgtgttgaacacgtgcctcaaccaaaaacCGTCAACAATTTTGCTTGTCTTGCAGCGGAGTTTTGATCTCGTAGATGCGGTTGAAGTTTCCAAAGACATTGActttgaatcaagattggtacaattatattgtattttatattcgtttatttaatttttgtaacCGATATTGTACTAGTCgaatttcccacaaataacgagagtctcgttattatatattttgtaatacatttttaataaaaagtgaacctagttcctacaatcttaaaacagactttcgtgaagattgttgctacaatcttaaatCCCTTCTCTACGAGGATTTAGGTTCACGAAAGTTAAAATATTTAATGGGATTTTTGTTAAAATCTTGAAAATATGTTTTGGGAAATATTTATTTAGTACAATGAGTCGGATTAATTTTATGATTGGAGTACAATCTTTAATCCGAATACCGGGTTGCAAAACGACTGTTTTGATTCAGGTTTTACAGTTCATGGGTTTTTGTTCTTGTTTAGATAAACCGAACCATATACAAAATAATATGTATttcaatatgttttgaaatactaaaattttctaatgagcgtattagaaaaatatattttgtaaccCCATACAAAAATGTTTgtaacattttatttatttattacaaaCATGTTATAAACTTTAATTGGTATATTAATATTGGATTAAATGTCTTGAAACACATATATTTTCTAATAAGTGTATTAgaaagtaattttttttataaaattacaagttttaaaacaTTTATGTATTCTAACAAGCGTGTTAGAAATAATTATTTTGAATAATAAtaagttttaaaacatctatATGTTCTGACGAGCGTGTTAGGAAAAATGTTTTAAAGACGGTTGGatgttctaacgagcgtgttagaaacaaTAGTTTAAAGACGTTTATATTTTTCTAATGGGCATGTTACAAAAGAttattattacaaataattgttaaacaagcgtgtttgaaacaattattttGGATAATAAGAAATCTTGAAAtggttttgtatttttttttatttctaatgaGCGCATTAGAAATAGTTTTATATAAACTTCAAAACAAAAATTGTAATAAGTTATTTCTAATGGGCGTGTTAGAAATGATTTAACGACTTTGGCAATTTTTAATATTTCTAACGAGCGGGTTAGAAAACGTTTATTTTATATATGCCAAAAACGGTTTATGGCAATAAATGATCGTTTAATTCTAACAAGTGTGTTAgaattttatagaataataaggTTTAATATCATCTATTATATCTAATGAGCGTGTTAGATACGATGATTTTGTAAACCGAACTACTTAAAAGACGATCAGATTTTCTAACGAGtgtgttagaaaagatttttgtTGCAAATAATTATTAACAAGTGAGTTGGAAACAATTTATGGATAATAATTAACCTTGTAACGGTTTCGTCTGAACCTTTAAATTTCTAACAAATAAGTTAGAAACGGTTTTTTACATTAATGTTAAAATGGTTtcgtgtttgtttatttctaatgagcgtattagaaatagtttatatttttataaacttCGAAACAAATTCTGTAATCGTTTAATTCTAACGAGCGTATTAGAAACGTTTTAACGATTTGCAATCGTTAATTTATAACGAGCGGTTAGAACCGGGTTGACCATGATAAATTATTTAACATGATTTGCATCcggtttatatattttctaacgagcgtgttagaaaaggGTTGTGTTTATTTCTAACGAGTGTGTTAGAAAACGTTCATTTAAATAAACCAAAATTGGCTTATGAGAATAAGtgtattctttttatttctaacaaGCGCGTTAGTAACGGTttactttataaaaaaaaccgAATATTTTGAATGTTTGATAAACATTTAAATTCTAATTAGCACATTAGAATTGCTTATCATACAAACCACTCAATTTAACGATCAGTAATCGTTATTATCTAACAGCGGTTAGAAATGGTTTAAATATGATAAACCAACTATTAAAACGACGTGTATTCGGTTTATTTTTCAAACGAGCGAGtttgaaattgttttatttaataaactattataaggtttattgttttgatttttaatcaaaacataaatatatagtttatttttaaaacacTTGTAAAACGAGAAATGTTTTGAACAAATAAAACATGTCTTTGCGAATTATAAGTGATTCGATATACTTCCACGAGAAGTATAACGTCTTGAACCATATAATAGTCTCTGAAAGACTATTTAGTGAAAAACAACTCGATGTTGTTATAGACATAATAAGTTGCTTAACTACTTGCGAGTAGTTAATTGTAAACAACTTTATATTTTTGGACAACTTATGATTATTCAAGTTTAGAGTTCCAAGATGAGGGAGTACCTCAAAACATGACACCGAATGAAATAATTGCGTTTATTTCGGTCAAAAGTGTTGAAGATAATAACACTTTGCCATTTGATGTTTAGATATCTTTAGTGTATCCGTTTTATTTTTGTCCACTTTTAATTTATTATAAATGGTAGACTATCGTTTGGGTTTATTTAACATAAACAAATGGTTTAAATATAATAAaagataaatatttattttggacTACTAATAATTTGTCAAAAGGATACACATTTtgatacaaagtgtaaaaagtaatTTACACAAACACAACGAGCGGGTTGTGCTCATGACTTATGTAATAAGTCAAATATCAAACATCAAATGCATAACGGCGTCGTAAGTAACGTGGTGAATGGTTTGAGATGAAATGCACGAAAACGAAATATGTCATCTAATGTTGAGAGCATCAACATGGAAATGCACATGTGAGTTTTTCATAGAATATAACATATGAGAGAAATATATGTTATTATtgtaaatgattttaataaatttagaaaatttattaATGGAAATTTACAATAGTGATGGACTTGTAGATGTTTCTACCACCATCAATGTTGTTTAAACTATGTGGAGGCTTGGTTCTCAGTTTGGGAGAGTATCCCAATACATGGTATTAAACGAAACAACAACGTAAATGTATATATCACTATAGGCATACGTGAATGCTTTGTTGTTGAGAGTCAATCTAATTGGCTATATCTCAAGACTCAAGTGATTTTATACAAAGATTTTTCATCAAAGTGACTTgtattaagacttatgtttaagtcttTAGGAAGTCAATGGTGAAGCCTTGGAGATAAAAAGGCAAACGAGTTATGATcctaatggatggagttaactatGGTTTTGAGGCCTTCATAAAACGGATGGTTTTGGAATGGTGAAATAAAATTCCATTATTGTGTCTAAACTAAGAAAAGAATGTTTGGAAGAGATAGTGCGTTATCTCTTaaggctgtgaagaatcagaatgatgcatcttctgttcacatgctaaagtattgtggtctaaagcatgctagactaataCTTGTTAATTTATATGCTCGGCGGAGATTAAATtaactttaaacattcaaaatatgtgaTGACCCAAGAATGAATTTTGTGCTAAAACAAAACTGTAAAGATAACTTCATTTTAGTCCTAAAGGATACTTAATTAAAATGCAAGCAATGTGGGGGGAGGAACCATTTAAGAAACAAACCCTTTAGGGTATGAagaaatggtagttgagaagttttctcaaactcgaaatgaaagggagaacctttcatcaccccatttggatgttatccaattacacttaaatgtgggggtggcTTGCATTTGAATGTGGAAATGGGAGTTGAGAAGTTTTCTTAAACTCgaaatgaaagggagaacctttcatcGCCCCATTTGGATGATATccaattacacttaaatgtgggggtgacttGCATATATTGCAAACGCATGACCAAGTGGAGTACACAATGGTTATATGGAGTCGATCGAGTAGATTGGACTCGAATGCCAATTGGTTAGATTCATAATCTAGTAAGATGTTAGTCATGACACACCAAAGGCATGGTGAAAACGTGTCTAGCCATGAATTGAGTTTCATGTCATTCTAAAGGCAAGGTACATAACTGGATCCAGGTTGAGATCACGAGTTATAAGTCTTATGAATCGACTAAAAGGCAAAAGTGACTAGCAAGTCAAGAACACGTTAGAACAACTGATCTAAACTGAAAAATTATTGTTGTTGACTTAACGAAGTCAACAAATAATTTTGGATCCAACAACCAGTGGGTTGATAACAGATCAGGTTgtggaat
The Helianthus annuus cultivar XRQ/B chromosome 6, HanXRQr2.0-SUNRISE, whole genome shotgun sequence genome window above contains:
- the LOC110944343 gene encoding two-component response regulator ORR21; the encoded protein is MKPHPLEASFDPHGLNVLLVDNTFTSLFVISRMLEYCDYQVTPCTQPTEALMLLRNGDIKFDMVLTEVHFSQDMSGMKFLEIVQRESDLPVVIVSAEDRIKIMMESVTKGACAYLLKPVRMEVVRFLWQHVVRKKMFGFKQIDNVEEGEPKSSLSVEDKEICASSDGVPVEDEQVKIPGKKHRLVWTDELHQKFVDAVTQLGIQNAVPKKVLELMNVPGLRRGNVASHLQRFNSYHFSGSEIQVKSRKDHNTYPKKFQRAKDCDW